A DNA window from Comamonas fluminis contains the following coding sequences:
- a CDS encoding sulfate/molybdate ABC transporter ATP-binding protein: protein MSIEIRNVSKQFGDFQALRDVSLDIKSGELIALLGPSGCGKTTLLRIIAGLETADVGSIHFSGEDTTDVHVRDRNVGFVFQHYALFRHMTVFDNVAFGLRVKPRKERPSEAVIKEKVMKLLKLVQLDWIADRYPSQLSGGQRQRIALARALAVEPKVLLLDEPFGALDAKVRKELRRWLRQLHDELHVTSIFVTHDQEEALEVADRVVVINQGKIEQEGTPQEVWDNPATPFVYGFLGDVNLFKGRASDGRVYLDDGMQLDSADARGANDSQAFAYVRPHDLEVERYSPGQNLDAHGRPTGIVAQLSRAIVVGPIARLELIPSENTPSSGEAGEEALIEAQIPAQQFKEMGLREGETLVVTPRRAKVFLDEAAGI from the coding sequence ATGAGTATCGAAATCCGTAACGTCAGCAAGCAGTTCGGCGACTTTCAGGCCCTGCGCGATGTCAGCCTCGATATCAAGTCAGGCGAGCTGATTGCCTTGCTTGGCCCCTCGGGCTGCGGCAAGACCACGCTGCTGCGCATCATTGCCGGCCTGGAAACGGCCGATGTGGGCAGCATCCACTTCAGCGGCGAAGACACGACCGATGTGCATGTGCGTGACCGCAACGTGGGCTTTGTGTTCCAGCACTACGCGCTGTTTCGCCACATGACCGTGTTCGACAACGTGGCTTTTGGCCTGCGCGTCAAGCCCCGCAAGGAGCGCCCCAGCGAAGCCGTGATCAAGGAAAAGGTCATGAAGCTGCTCAAGCTGGTGCAGCTGGACTGGATTGCTGACCGCTATCCCTCGCAGCTCTCTGGTGGCCAGCGTCAGCGTATTGCGCTGGCCCGCGCTCTGGCGGTGGAGCCCAAGGTGCTGCTGCTGGACGAGCCCTTTGGTGCGCTGGATGCCAAGGTGCGCAAGGAACTGCGCCGCTGGCTGCGCCAGTTGCACGATGAGCTGCATGTGACCTCCATCTTCGTGACCCACGACCAGGAAGAAGCGCTGGAAGTGGCCGATCGCGTGGTCGTCATCAACCAGGGCAAGATCGAGCAGGAAGGCACACCGCAGGAAGTGTGGGACAACCCGGCCACGCCTTTTGTCTATGGCTTCCTGGGCGACGTGAACCTGTTCAAGGGCCGCGCCAGCGATGGCCGCGTCTATCTGGACGATGGCATGCAGCTCGACAGCGCAGACGCACGCGGTGCGAATGACAGCCAGGCCTTTGCCTATGTGCGCCCGCACGATCTGGAGGTGGAGCGTTACTCGCCCGGCCAGAACCTGGACGCACACGGTCGCCCCACAGGCATCGTGGCCCAGCTCTCTCGCGCCATTGTGGTCGGCCCCATCGCAAGGCTGGAACTTATTCCCTCCGAGAACACACCAAGCTCGGGTGAGGCGGGGGAGGAAGCTTTGATCGAAGCCCAGATCCCTGCCCAGCAGTTCAAGGAAATGGGCCTGCGCGAAGGCGAAACGCTGGTGGTGACACCGCGCCGCGCCAAAGTCTTTCTGGATGAGGCGGCGGGGATTTGA
- a CDS encoding disulfide bond formation protein B, with protein MMLQWFETAPRRILGLICLACVAMLAFGLYLQHVVGLEPCPMCIVQRYALILVAIFTGLASVRGQKGWWMSFGVLALLMSGFGAFVAARQTWLQWYPPEFATCGRDFYGMIEHYSFSRSIPMIFQGSGDCAAIDWTFLGGSIANWSFICFAAFFVILATLLLKACKR; from the coding sequence TTGATGCTTCAATGGTTTGAAACCGCGCCGCGGCGCATTCTGGGCTTGATCTGTCTGGCCTGTGTGGCCATGCTGGCCTTTGGCCTGTATCTGCAGCATGTGGTGGGGCTGGAGCCATGCCCGATGTGTATCGTGCAGCGCTATGCACTGATTTTGGTAGCTATCTTCACAGGCCTGGCAAGCGTCAGAGGCCAAAAAGGCTGGTGGATGAGCTTTGGCGTGCTGGCGCTGCTGATGAGCGGCTTTGGCGCATTTGTCGCCGCCCGCCAGACCTGGCTGCAGTGGTATCCCCCCGAGTTTGCGACCTGTGGCCGCGACTTTTACGGGATGATCGAGCACTACTCTTTCAGCCGTTCCATCCCCATGATCTTCCAGGGCTCGGGCGACTGTGCGGCCATTGACTGGACCTTTCTGGGCGGCTCCATCGCCAACTGGTCCTTCATCTGCTTTGCCGCGTTCTTTGTGATTCTGGCAACGCTTTTACTCAAGGCCTGCAAGCGCTGA
- a CDS encoding glutathione S-transferase, translating to MTAATTLPVLYSFRRCPYAIRARLALAHAGLACELREINLRNKPQALLDASPKGTVPVLVLQDGKVIDQSLEVMLHALRSHDPDGWLQPTQGSLEDMLALIERNDGFFKQALDRCKYPERHDAETVNQAQADALTWLSELNDLLEETGYLFGLNPSLADMALRPFVRQYARIDEAQWNEQPWPHLQDWLQRWIDSALFAEVMETYPGWVPGSTGPTFVGESVESL from the coding sequence TTGACCGCTGCAACCACTTTGCCCGTTCTGTATTCCTTCCGTCGCTGCCCTTACGCGATTCGTGCCCGTCTGGCGCTGGCCCACGCGGGCCTGGCCTGCGAGCTGCGTGAGATCAATCTGCGCAACAAGCCCCAGGCGCTGCTGGATGCATCGCCCAAGGGCACGGTGCCTGTGCTGGTGCTGCAGGACGGCAAAGTGATAGACCAGAGCCTGGAAGTCATGCTGCACGCGCTGCGCAGCCACGACCCCGATGGCTGGCTGCAGCCCACACAAGGCAGTCTGGAAGACATGCTGGCGCTGATCGAGCGCAATGACGGCTTCTTCAAACAGGCGCTGGACCGCTGCAAATACCCCGAGCGCCACGATGCCGAGACCGTCAATCAGGCCCAGGCCGATGCGCTGACCTGGCTGTCCGAACTCAACGACCTGCTGGAAGAAACCGGCTATCTGTTTGGTCTGAACCCCAGCCTGGCCGATATGGCGCTGCGCCCCTTTGTGCGCCAGTACGCCCGTATCGATGAAGCCCAGTGGAACGAGCAGCCCTGGCCCCATCTTCAAGACTGGCTGCAGCGCTGGATTGATTCGGCCCTGTTTGCCGAAGTCATGGAAACCTATCCAGGCTGGGTTCCCGGCAGCACGGGCCCGACATTTGTCGGCGAGAGCGTGGAAAGCCTTTAA